The nucleotide sequence TCTTACGTTCATAGCCAACATTAATTGCCCAGCAACAAGTGTTGTACTGTAGCCCTACTAACTGACTTGCCGGTTGCTGTTCTTTGGTATCGTAATAGTAAGCACCTACTAAACCCCAGCGCTCACTTAACGGCCAACTTGCAACCAGACCGACTTGAGAGATCCCTTGCTGGAAAGCCGGAGCACTCTTAGCTGTAGCTTGGATATAATCTCTGTCAACAAAACGATAGTTCAACTGCACCAGTCGGTCTTCATCACGGCGATATTCTAGTACTGCATTCCCCATCGTTACGTTGCCCAGGCGAGTATCGTACTGCATACCACCTTTCAAGCCCCAAGAATCATTAATTTTCCAGTAAGTATCACCTGCCCAGGTCATCATGCCGGTACTATCTTTACTGTTGATGATGGTTTCTTTACCAGTGCGTGGACGTTCAAAGTAATAGATTTGACCTAATGACAGGTTAAAACGTTCAACCAAACTTTCATCATAAATACGGGTAGTGAGACCGGTAGTCACTTGATTGGCCGATGAAATACGGTCCAGGCCACCATAAAAGCGGTCACGGAACAGGCCGTTGTAATCAGTTTGCAGTAAAGATGAGTCGAAATTATTGATATTATCTTGGTCTTTGTATGGCACATACAGATACTGAACCTGCGGTTCTAGCGTTTGGGTGTAATTGTTGTTCAGGTACGTTGAACGCTCAAATACCATTTTGGCTTCGCTTTTGAACTGTGGCAGAACCCGGTTAACAGATTCTTTATATTCAGCATTCTCGGTAGCTTTGGGAATATCCTGCTGATAGTGAGTCGCCATCAGCTTAACTTCATTATTCATACTGGCCCAACCATTGGAGAGTGGCAGGTTAATGGAGGGCTCCAGATGCCAGCGGGTTGCTTCCGGGTTATTTTTACCTACACTGGTAAATTTTGCCGCCTGACCATAAACTTTAAGGTCAAATGGACCCAGATCGTTTTTGTAATAATTCAAATCTAACTGTGGTTCTGCTCTGTAAGCTTTTCTACTGGTATCTTTAGAAAAAATCTGGAACTGTTTAGTTGATAGCGTGGCATTCCAGTTTTGTTGAGCATAGCCCAGACTAAATTTTTGTGTGGCATAGCCATCGGTGGTGGAACCATATTGAGAGCTGAAATCAGAAAAATATTCGGGATCACTGACTTTGGTATAGTCGATATTAAAACGCCATACCCTATCCATCACACCACTGTGTCTCCAATAAAATAACCAGCGATTATCACTTTCTCTGGCGGTACGTGTGTTTGTCTTTTTGTCTTTGACATACTGTTCGTCGTTATTCAGCCAGTCGAGAGCAAGGGTACCTGTGCCTGCTTTGGTTAAGTAACGGAATTCATTATCCAGTTTTAAACCACGTTTACTGATATAGTGCGGTGTAATTGTGGCATCATAATTTGGTGCAATATTCCAATAATAAGGCAGCAGAAATTCAAAGCCGTCATTTTTGGAATAGCTGGCGTTAGGAATAAGAAAACCGGAACGGCGTTTATTACCGATCGGTAATTGAAGATACGGACTGTAAAATATGGGAACGTTAGCCACCCTGAAACGGGCATTCCATATTTCAGCCACTTCTTCTTCGCGATCGAGAATGACTTCGGAGCCGACAACGCTCCAGCTATCATTACCCGGCAGGCAGGAAGTAAAAGTACCGTTATCCAGAATGGCATAACGGTTTTCACCACGCAGTTTCATTTTGTCTGCGGTGCCGCGTCCTTGACGCCCGACCATCTGATAATCACTTTGATACATATCGGTATCTTTATTATTTAAATTAGACCAAGCGCGTGGACCTTTCAGAATAATCAGGGGATCATCATAATGGACATTGCCCGTTGCAGTTACGGTTCTTAACGGAACTTTATCTTCTGTTTGATCAAGTTGTACCTGATCGGCAGTCAGGGTTTTATTACCCTGTTTAATATTAACATTACCGATAAATTTAGCGGAACGCGGATAATCTGCGCGTGAATCATCTGCCAGAATATTGATAGGAAGTTGATTTAAATCGCCATTAATGATTGGCTGATCATAAACAGGTATACCCAGCATACACTGCGCTGCGAGATCAGCATGTGCATACTGACCATAAAGTGCGGCCCATACCGTTGTGGCCAGCAAAGTTGGATAACATTTCTTCATAGATATTTATGCGGTTCCGTCATCAGTGGCATTATGCCGGGCAAACCTCAAGAGACTAGCGTACTCAATGAATATACGCCAGTGTAAAGTCATACCTTTACTTATACCCGTCATCTTTCAAGTTGCTTCTTTGTTGGCTGTACTCACTCACCCCGGTCACATAGTTAGCTATGCTCCCGGGGATTCGCTCCTTTGCCGTCGCGATGCAGCTTGAAATCCATAGGGTATATCTTGTCGTTAGGCACAGAGCTGAATGAATAGTATGATAATGCAAAACTACACTCAGAGCATTGGTGAATTGAGGAGTATATGCATTATTGGGGAAAATTGCTTGGGCTGATCTTTGGTGTTGTGTCTGGAGCAGGCTTCTGGGGTATTGTCATTGGTCTATTTATTGGCCATATGCTTGATAGGGCTAGTGTACGGGGAAACCAAGGTTTTTTTGCAAATAATCAGTCTCGCCAACTGCTATTTTTCAGCAGTACTTTTCAGGTGATGGGCCATATTACTAAATCAAAAGGGCGGGTGACTGAAACGGATATCCGGCTTGCGAGCCAGTTAATGGAACGAATGCAACTTCACGGGCAAGCTAGGATTGCGGCACAGCAGGCTTTTCGTGAAGGTAAAGAGCCCAATTTTCCTTTGCGTGAGACACTAAGACAATTGCGTCGAGCCTGTTTTGGCCGGTCTGACTTAATTCGCATGTTTTTGGAGATCCAGTTACAGGCGGCATTTTCTGATGGTCAATTGCATCCGAACGAGAGGACGGTGTTGTTTATTATTGCTGATGAACTTGGGATCTCTCGTAACCAATTCGAACAATTCCTTGCCATGATGGAAGGTGGCCGCAATTTCGGTGATGGAGGCGAGTGGCAGCAACGGCAGTATGGCGGTTATCAGAAGGCTGCGCAGGGGCCAACACTCGCGGACGCCTGTAAGGTGTTGGGGGTGCGTGAAAAGGATGATGCGACGACAATTAAGCGTGCCTATCGTAGATTGATGAGTGAACATCATCCAGATAAGCTGGTAGCAAAAGGTTTACCACCGGAAATGATGGAGATTGCTAAACAAAAGGCCCAGTCAATTCAGGCTGCCTATGATCTCATTAAAAAAGAGAAGGGTTTTAAATAGCCCATTTTTTATTTTTAAAAACATGCCACTAAATGTATAGGGGAATAACATCCCCTACGGCTGTTGAGTTTATTTTTTATTCCTCTAAAATATTAGAATATTTTATGTTTTATTTTGTTTTAACTTAGGAGGAATGCAAAAAATGGCAAATATCCGTGTTCTTTTGGCTTGTTGTGGCTTGGCCTTGTGTCTGATATTGGCTTCATTGGATTCGGTTACTGTATTTGTCTATTAATTAAAAATCGGCTTTACACTGAAAATGCATTGGCGTTCCATAGACCGGATGTGTGATATATAACTCTTGTGCATGTAATTGCAGGCGAGGTGCCATTGCTCTTGCCTGCTGATGAGCGTAAAACTGGTCTCCCAAAATTGGGTGCTCAAGTGCTAGCATATGTACTCTGAGCTGATGTGAACGACCAGTGATCGGTGAGAGTTTTATTCGAGTTGCCTCATCTTCGTAAGCGAGTACTTCGTACTCAGTCTGGGCTGATTTCCCGGTTTCAAAACACACTTTCTGCTTTGGCCGATTCGGCCAGTCACAAATCAGCGGTAAATCGACAAGACCCGTTTCTGGTTCCAGACGTCCCCAAACCCGAGCAATATAGGTTTTTTCCGGCTCTCGTTCACGGAACTGACGTTTCAATTCACGCTCTGCATCTTTGGTCAGTGCAACTACCATTACGCCGCTGGTTGCCATATCCAGCCGGTGAACAGATTCTGCGGCTGGAAACTGTTGTTGTATCCGCGTCATAATGCTGTCTTTATGCTCTGCTGCCCGACCGGGAACAGAAAGTAGCCCACTGGGTTTATTGACCACAATGATATATTGATCCTGATAGAGCACATGTAACCAAGGATCGGTAGGAGGATTATAAGCTTCCATTGAGGCTCCGGTAGCTGAATATTAGGGGAGGCGCGGGAATAGGGTTCTTAGTAAAGGTTACCCTATCCCGGTCCAGCCTCCGGGTATTACTAATATTTACTGATGTGTAACGACAACAAGGCGAATAGCATCCAGACGCCAACTTGCCTGATTTAAGTTAAGCAGTAACTGTTGGCGATTGGCTTCAATGGCTTCCAATTCATCATCACGAATATTTGGATTGACCGTCTTCAATGCTTCCAAACGGGAAAGTTCAGCAGCAAGATTTTCATCTGCTTCCTGTTCTGCTTGTTCAATCAATGATTTTGCCTGAGTTTCGACTAAACCTTCGGCTTGTTGCAAAATAGCGTGAACTTCCTTTTGTACCGCATTGACCAGTTTACTTGCAGTATGACGATTCACTGCATTAAGCTGGCGGTTAAAGCTTTCAAACTCCACTTGATCAGCTAGATTATTGCCTTTCAGGTCCATCAGTATCCGCAATGGCGTTGGTGGAAGGAAGCGGGTCAATTGCAGGCGTTTAGGGGCTTGTGCTTCAACGACATAGATCAGCTCTACCAGCAGGGTTCCAACAGGTAATGCTT is from Photorhabdus laumondii subsp. laumondii and encodes:
- the lptD gene encoding LPS assembly protein LptD; this translates as MKKCYPTLLATTVWAALYGQYAHADLAAQCMLGIPVYDQPIINGDLNQLPINILADDSRADYPRSAKFIGNVNIKQGNKTLTADQVQLDQTEDKVPLRTVTATGNVHYDDPLIILKGPRAWSNLNNKDTDMYQSDYQMVGRQGRGTADKMKLRGENRYAILDNGTFTSCLPGNDSWSVVGSEVILDREEEVAEIWNARFRVANVPIFYSPYLQLPIGNKRRSGFLIPNASYSKNDGFEFLLPYYWNIAPNYDATITPHYISKRGLKLDNEFRYLTKAGTGTLALDWLNNDEQYVKDKKTNTRTARESDNRWLFYWRHSGVMDRVWRFNIDYTKVSDPEYFSDFSSQYGSTTDGYATQKFSLGYAQQNWNATLSTKQFQIFSKDTSRKAYRAEPQLDLNYYKNDLGPFDLKVYGQAAKFTSVGKNNPEATRWHLEPSINLPLSNGWASMNNEVKLMATHYQQDIPKATENAEYKESVNRVLPQFKSEAKMVFERSTYLNNNYTQTLEPQVQYLYVPYKDQDNINNFDSSLLQTDYNGLFRDRFYGGLDRISSANQVTTGLTTRIYDESLVERFNLSLGQIYYFERPRTGKETIINSKDSTGMMTWAGDTYWKINDSWGLKGGMQYDTRLGNVTMGNAVLEYRRDEDRLVQLNYRFVDRDYIQATAKSAPAFQQGISQVGLVASWPLSERWGLVGAYYYDTKEQQPASQLVGLQYNTCCWAINVGYERKIVGWKDNNSEYDNKWSFNFELRGLSNNHSLGSRKMLQSGIMPYQRAF
- the djlA gene encoding co-chaperone DjlA, with amino-acid sequence MHYWGKLLGLIFGVVSGAGFWGIVIGLFIGHMLDRASVRGNQGFFANNQSRQLLFFSSTFQVMGHITKSKGRVTETDIRLASQLMERMQLHGQARIAAQQAFREGKEPNFPLRETLRQLRRACFGRSDLIRMFLEIQLQAAFSDGQLHPNERTVLFIIADELGISRNQFEQFLAMMEGGRNFGDGGEWQQRQYGGYQKAAQGPTLADACKVLGVREKDDATTIKRAYRRLMSEHHPDKLVAKGLPPEMMEIAKQKAQSIQAAYDLIKKEKGFK
- the rluA gene encoding bifunctional tRNA pseudouridine(32) synthase/23S rRNA pseudouridine(746) synthase RluA, with the protein product MEAYNPPTDPWLHVLYQDQYIIVVNKPSGLLSVPGRAAEHKDSIMTRIQQQFPAAESVHRLDMATSGVMVVALTKDAERELKRQFREREPEKTYIARVWGRLEPETGLVDLPLICDWPNRPKQKVCFETGKSAQTEYEVLAYEDEATRIKLSPITGRSHQLRVHMLALEHPILGDQFYAHQQARAMAPRLQLHAQELYITHPVYGTPMHFQCKADF